CTGGCTCTGTACCGTGCTGCGTAGCTGGGGATCGGCACCTCGTGGGCCCGGAGCGATGCTGGTGGCTAACCAGCAGGGCGAGTTTTGCGGTTCGCTTTCCGGTGGCTGTATCGAGGATGATTTCCTGGCCCGTGTGCAACAGGGTGAATTTATGCGCGACAGTCAACTGGTGCGCTACGGCGAAGGCGGGCTGACATCGCCGGTGCTGTTGCCATGTGGCGGCGTGCTGGAGGTACTGATCGAGCGGCTTCCGGTCGATGCCGCCAGCCTGACGCATCTGTCACGCCTGCAACAGACGCTGGCAGGCGATGAGCGCATTGTTAAGCAAGTGACGATCGGTCAGCGCGCCCGACTGGAAGACGATAAGGCTGACGCACCGCGTACGCTGCATTACGATAATCATTCAGTAACGTTACCCGTTGGCAGCGTGTTAACGCTGTTGCTGGCGGGCTATTCGATGGTATCGCGTGAATGCCTGCGAATGGCGCAGATGTTAAGGATGCAGGTTATTGTTTGCGAACACCGGGAAACCTTCTGGCGTCAGCTCTGTGAGCAACAGAACGATCCGCAGACCGAACAGGGCAGCCTGCGCTGTATTCATCAGCATCCGGCACGCTATCTTGAACAGTATGGTACCACGCGGCATACGGCCATTATTTGCACCACGCACGATGCGCGGGTGGACGATCTGACGTTGTTGGAGGCAATAAATACACCAGCGTTCTATCTGGGAGCAATGGGATCGACCAGCAGCAGTCAGCAACGAATAGCACGCCTGCGCGATATCGGTGAGTTGGATGAACATCAACTCCAGCGCATTCATGCACCGGTTGGTTTACCCATCGGCAGTAAAACGCCAACGGAGATTGCCCTGGCCATCATGGCGGATATTGTCAGAGTTAAAAATGGGCGTTAGCCGGAAATAATGTGGGCAAGGCGGCAGCGGAAATATCGGAAAAAAGCGGCTGCCGTGTTGCCCTGTGGCGCTGTCGCCTGATATAGCTATGGTGCATGAGAACGCACTTTCACTGGAGGAAACGATGTCATTTAGCCGTAGCCTGTTCGATGAACGCGATGAAACGCTCGATGCTCTGGAAGAAAGTCTGATTGCGGTAGGGTTGCCGGGGCGACAGGCGTTGCACCTGAGCGCGCATCCGCCGGTAAATGAGCATTACGCTACGCTGCACGATCCGTTGTATGAGGCTGATGAGCGCATAATCTGGCGTTAACGTTTTACGGCATCATGTTAGCTAACGGCTTTAAACGGCATACAGGCTTAACAGATAGTGGCTCAATAAAAAACGGCACCTGGACGGGTGCCGTTAGCGTATTTTTCACCTACACCGTTATCAGACAGTAGCGGTTTTAAAAATCGCTACGCTTTTGCTGAGGTGGGAAGCCTGATCTTCCAGCGATGCAGCGGCAGCGGCGGCCTGTTCTACCAGCGCAGCGTTCTGCTGCGTCACCTCATCCATTTGCGCGACCGCCAGGCCGACATGCTCGATGCCGTTTGCCTGCTCGTCGGAAGCGGTGGAGATTTCGCTCATGATTTCGGAAACGCGCTGAATTGAGGTAACAATATCTTTCATTGTGCTGCCCGCATCAGCCACCAGCGCGGTACCTTCCGTAACACGTTCGGTTGACTGATGGATCAAGCCCTTAATCTCTTTGGCAGCCGTGGCGCTGCGCTGTGCCAGAGCACGGACTTCACTGGCGACCACGGCAAAACCGCGTCCCTGTTCGCCAGCGCGTGCCGCTTCTACCGCCGCGTTCAGTGCCAGTATATTGGTCTGGAAAGCGATACCTTCAATCGTACTGATAATATCAACGATATGCTGTGAGCTTTCCGCAATGGCTGACATCGTGGTGACGACCTGATCAACGACATTGCCGCCGCGCAGGGCAACCTGTGAGGCATCGCTGGCCAGC
The sequence above is a segment of the Mixta intestinalis genome. Coding sequences within it:
- a CDS encoding XdhC family protein — protein: MHSLDQQVIACALKWHQQGAVVWLCTVLRSWGSAPRGPGAMLVANQQGEFCGSLSGGCIEDDFLARVQQGEFMRDSQLVRYGEGGLTSPVLLPCGGVLEVLIERLPVDAASLTHLSRLQQTLAGDERIVKQVTIGQRARLEDDKADAPRTLHYDNHSVTLPVGSVLTLLLAGYSMVSRECLRMAQMLRMQVIVCEHRETFWRQLCEQQNDPQTEQGSLRCIHQHPARYLEQYGTTRHTAIICTTHDARVDDLTLLEAINTPAFYLGAMGSTSSSQQRIARLRDIGELDEHQLQRIHAPVGLPIGSKTPTEIALAIMADIVRVKNGR